The following proteins come from a genomic window of Flavobacterium crocinum:
- a CDS encoding 2'-5' RNA ligase family protein has protein sequence MNLTEHYDQLYKTSSEAISAGTYAIDSEIKNESDSRFGITLLIRPNDEIKANIQHFINELKKAEPEQYFYPDSDIHITVMSIISCSAEFNLNQISPNEYIEIICRSLVDVNKIKIHYKGVTASPSAIMIQGFPSDETLNNLRNRLRENFKNSGLQQSIDSRYEISTAHSTIMRFQDKLQNPEKLIETVEKFRDYDFGEFDVKSIELVYNDWYQRKSTTRVLGDFGLR, from the coding sequence ATGAATTTAACCGAACACTACGATCAACTTTATAAAACATCTTCTGAAGCTATTTCGGCAGGTACGTATGCAATTGATTCAGAAATTAAAAACGAATCTGATTCACGTTTCGGAATAACGTTATTAATTCGTCCAAACGATGAAATAAAAGCCAATATTCAGCATTTTATTAATGAACTGAAAAAAGCGGAACCGGAACAATATTTTTATCCGGATTCAGACATTCATATCACGGTAATGTCTATCATTTCCTGTTCTGCAGAATTTAATTTAAACCAGATTTCGCCAAATGAATACATAGAAATTATTTGCAGAAGCCTTGTTGATGTCAATAAAATCAAAATTCATTACAAAGGTGTGACGGCTTCTCCATCAGCCATAATGATTCAGGGATTTCCAAGCGATGAAACACTGAATAATTTAAGAAACAGACTTCGTGAAAACTTCAAAAATTCCGGTTTACAGCAAAGTATTGACAGCCGATATGAAATTTCCACAGCACATTCTACTATAATGCGTTTTCAGGATAAACTTCAAAATCCTGAAAAACTAATAGAAACTGTTGAAAAATTCCGTGATTATGATTTCGGAGAATTTGATGTAAAAAGTATCGAATTGGTTTATAACGATTGGTATCAGCGAAAAAGTACTACTCGTGTTTTGGGTGATTTTGGATTGAGATAA
- a CDS encoding GNAT family N-acetyltransferase, which produces MTASNFNLQPDILEDEIVKLIPLKEEHFEALFEAASDPLIWEQHPSKDRYHREGFTTFFKAAMDSKGSFLILDKQTNEVMGTTRFYEYNPEKSSVAIGYTFITRKYWGGPYNKSNKELLIDYAFQHVNSVFFHVGTENFRSQKAVLKLGAEKSRDMIITANGIDMPYYEYELKK; this is translated from the coding sequence ATGACAGCATCAAATTTCAACTTACAGCCTGATATTCTTGAAGATGAAATTGTAAAACTAATTCCATTAAAAGAAGAACACTTTGAAGCCTTATTCGAAGCGGCATCAGATCCTTTAATCTGGGAACAGCATCCTTCAAAAGACAGGTACCACAGAGAAGGTTTTACCACTTTCTTTAAAGCTGCAATGGATTCAAAAGGTTCATTTTTAATTCTTGATAAACAGACAAACGAAGTAATGGGTACAACCCGTTTTTATGAATACAATCCAGAAAAATCAAGTGTGGCAATTGGTTATACTTTCATTACAAGAAAATATTGGGGCGGACCTTATAATAAATCCAATAAAGAACTTTTAATCGATTATGCTTTTCAACATGTTAATTCGGTATTTTTTCACGTTGGAACTGAAAACTTCCGATCTCAAAAAGCCGTTTTAAAACTCGGAGCAGAAAAATCCAGAGACATGATAATTACAGCAAACGGCATTGACATGCCTTATTATGAATATGAATTGAAAAAGTAA
- a CDS encoding ArsR family transcriptional regulator, translating to MSIESSAKPAKKCYEHLGGKLGELLLENFADKKWIAKKSPSDKHFYITELGEKEFTKLGIDLSKIKSEAI from the coding sequence ATGAGTATTGAATCTTCTGCAAAACCTGCCAAAAAATGCTACGAACATTTGGGAGGCAAACTAGGCGAATTGCTTTTGGAAAACTTTGCCGATAAAAAATGGATTGCCAAAAAATCTCCTTCAGATAAACATTTTTACATTACAGAATTAGGAGAAAAAGAATTTACAAAATTGGGAATTGATCTTTCCAAAATCAAATCCGAAGCCATTTAA
- a CDS encoding SRPBCC family protein, which yields MKTENNKFAKAEMLIRKPVSEVFQAFIDPQITSKFWFTKGSGKLEENKKTEWTWEMYGFLLSVKTLVLQENKKIVIEWGNPDELTLVEWIFNPLNENETFVSITNSGFQGDSDKIIDQVRNSTEGFTLVLAGAKAFLEHNLRLNLVLDRFPKGLA from the coding sequence ATGAAAACAGAAAATAACAAATTTGCAAAAGCCGAAATGCTGATTCGAAAACCTGTTTCCGAAGTTTTTCAGGCGTTTATTGATCCGCAGATTACAAGTAAATTTTGGTTCACTAAAGGCTCTGGCAAATTAGAAGAAAACAAAAAAACGGAATGGACCTGGGAAATGTATGGTTTTTTGCTTTCGGTTAAAACATTGGTTTTACAGGAAAATAAAAAGATTGTTATTGAATGGGGAAATCCTGATGAACTTACTTTGGTTGAATGGATTTTTAATCCGTTAAACGAAAATGAAACTTTCGTGAGCATTACTAACTCCGGTTTTCAGGGAGATTCAGATAAAATTATAGATCAGGTTCGCAATTCTACTGAAGGTTTTACATTGGTTTTGGCTGGTGCCAAAGCTTTTTTAGAACATAATTTACGATTGAATTTGGTTTTAGATAGATTCCCGAAAGGATTAGCTTAG
- a CDS encoding nuclear transport factor 2 family protein, giving the protein MTKKEIAKNFLNLAAKGHSHEGFRLYVGKNFKHHNAHFKGDAQTLMLAMEESARTNPNKIFKIHHILEDENLVAVHSHLKQSPTDIGFAVVHILKFKEDKIIELWDLGQPIPKETINENGMF; this is encoded by the coding sequence ATGACTAAGAAAGAAATCGCTAAAAACTTCCTGAACCTTGCCGCTAAGGGGCATTCTCACGAAGGTTTTCGATTATATGTCGGAAAGAATTTCAAACATCATAACGCTCATTTCAAAGGCGATGCACAAACATTAATGCTAGCCATGGAAGAATCTGCAAGAACAAATCCTAATAAGATTTTTAAAATTCATCATATACTCGAAGACGAAAATCTGGTTGCCGTTCATTCGCACCTAAAACAAAGTCCCACAGATATTGGTTTTGCCGTAGTTCACATCCTAAAATTCAAAGAAGATAAAATCATCGAACTTTGGGATTTAGGTCAGCCAATTCCAAAAGAAACTATTAACGAAAATGGAATGTTTTAG
- a CDS encoding NmrA family NAD(P)-binding protein produces MKIIITGSLGNISKPLTKELVQKGHSVTVVTSSNSRQEEIEKLGASAAIGSVDDLDFLAQTFTGADAVYCMIPRANYFDPNLDLDAFTRKIGNNYAEAIQKSGVKRVVFLSSIGAHLEQNSGIIQRYNEIESVFNTLSDVSITFMRPTSFYYNLLAYIPMIKNQGFIAANYGADQLIPWVSPNDIATAITEELTTPLDGRKIRYVASEELTGNETVKILGEAIGKPDLKWVLISDKETFDGLVNIGMQPKIAQGLTEMYAGLYNGTLGEDYYKNRPSEMGKTKLADYAKEFAAIYN; encoded by the coding sequence ATGAAAATTATAATTACAGGTTCTTTAGGGAACATCAGCAAACCTTTAACTAAGGAGTTAGTACAAAAAGGACATTCTGTTACTGTTGTTACAAGCAGTAATTCGAGACAAGAAGAAATTGAAAAATTAGGAGCGTCTGCAGCAATTGGTTCTGTAGACGATTTAGATTTTTTAGCACAAACTTTTACCGGTGCAGATGCCGTGTATTGCATGATTCCACGTGCCAATTATTTTGACCCTAATTTGGATTTGGATGCCTTTACCCGTAAAATTGGAAATAATTATGCCGAAGCAATCCAAAAATCCGGTGTAAAACGAGTTGTTTTTTTAAGCAGCATTGGCGCACATTTAGAGCAAAATTCAGGAATTATTCAGCGTTACAATGAAATTGAATCTGTTTTTAACACACTTTCAGATGTTTCAATAACATTTATGCGTCCAACTTCTTTCTATTACAATTTACTGGCCTATATTCCGATGATCAAAAACCAGGGATTTATTGCTGCCAATTATGGAGCCGACCAATTAATTCCGTGGGTTTCTCCAAATGACATTGCAACCGCAATTACAGAAGAATTAACCACTCCGCTTGACGGAAGAAAAATTCGTTACGTTGCCAGTGAAGAATTAACAGGAAATGAAACTGTCAAAATTCTTGGAGAAGCAATTGGAAAACCCGATTTAAAATGGGTTTTAATTAGTGACAAAGAAACTTTCGATGGTTTGGTTAACATTGGAATGCAACCCAAAATTGCACAAGGTCTTACAGAAATGTACGCCGGACTTTATAATGGTACTTTAGGCGAGGATTACTATAAAAACAGACCTTCGGAAATGGGAAAAACAAAACTCGCAGATTACGCAAAGGAATTTGCGGCAATTTATAATTAA
- a CDS encoding porin family protein: MKKITFLLFTLSLITFKTTAQESKVKFGIHGGLNYSSFRGYRSFTDDSAGFAYVFGLSFQHQIKEDLSIKADLNYERKAQISKASVEIMDPSVQLPPGIYEVKSTAYANYVVLPILLKYNFSSDKSFYVNAGPYLGYLLKSGIKTKTNIPDETPRDEEDTDNKKSMDFGFSAGIGKEFKLTENHQIYIELRDNLGLSNISKAQAFNNNSLKTNSVNLLVGFTFN; this comes from the coding sequence ATGAAAAAAATTACTTTTTTATTATTTACTCTTTCTTTAATTACTTTTAAAACAACCGCTCAGGAATCAAAAGTTAAATTTGGAATACATGGCGGTTTAAATTATTCCAGCTTTAGGGGTTATAGGTCTTTTACAGACGATTCTGCCGGTTTTGCCTATGTATTCGGACTCTCTTTTCAGCATCAGATTAAGGAAGATTTGTCTATAAAAGCGGATTTGAATTACGAAAGAAAAGCTCAAATTTCAAAAGCTTCTGTAGAAATTATGGATCCGTCAGTTCAATTACCTCCAGGTATTTACGAAGTAAAATCTACTGCGTATGCCAATTATGTTGTACTTCCAATTCTGTTGAAATATAACTTTTCCAGCGACAAAAGTTTTTATGTAAATGCAGGACCTTACCTGGGTTATTTATTAAAATCGGGTATAAAAACAAAAACTAATATTCCTGATGAAACGCCTCGCGATGAAGAAGATACCGACAATAAAAAATCAATGGATTTTGGATTTTCTGCAGGAATTGGAAAAGAATTTAAATTAACAGAAAATCATCAGATTTATATTGAATTAAGAGATAATCTTGGTTTATCCAATATTTCAAAAGCACAAGCTTTTAATAATAATTCCCTTAAAACCAATTCTGTTAATTTATTAGTTGGTTTTACATTTAATTAA
- a CDS encoding DUF1801 domain-containing protein, whose translation MAVNKTTETTNSVTDFINAVENEVKRNDAFELLKIIQEITGFEPKIWGPSIIGFGSYHYKYDSGHEGDAPLAGFSPRKTALTVYFYLPEKEREELLPKLGKHTSSKACIYIKKLTDIDIEILKKIILLSKEYTQKLYPPK comes from the coding sequence ATGGCTGTCAATAAAACCACTGAAACTACAAACAGCGTTACCGATTTTATTAATGCTGTCGAGAATGAAGTAAAAAGAAACGATGCTTTTGAACTTCTTAAAATTATACAGGAAATAACTGGTTTTGAGCCCAAAATTTGGGGACCAAGCATTATAGGTTTTGGCAGTTATCATTACAAATATGACAGCGGTCATGAGGGCGATGCACCTTTAGCCGGATTTTCGCCAAGAAAAACAGCCTTGACGGTTTATTTTTATCTTCCTGAAAAAGAAAGAGAAGAACTTTTACCAAAACTTGGAAAACATACTTCCTCTAAAGCTTGCATTTACATTAAAAAATTAACTGACATCGATATCGAAATTTTAAAAAAGATAATTTTACTATCGAAAGAATATACTCAAAAATTATATCCCCCTAAATAA
- a CDS encoding LOG family protein — translation MKRITVFCASSFGTEKIYEEQAIALGKTLAEQNIELVYGGANVGLMGAVADGALNAGGKVIGVLPNFLRSKEIAHQNLTELILVESMHERKTKMNDLCDGVIALPGGFGTLEELFEMLTWAQLGLHKKPIAILNVDGFYDSLIELLKTMTSKGLLKEVNREMLLISDNIDDLLHQMKNYTAPTVGKWIDKKKS, via the coding sequence ATGAAAAGAATAACAGTCTTCTGTGCCTCTAGTTTTGGAACAGAAAAAATATATGAAGAACAAGCAATCGCTCTGGGAAAAACTTTAGCAGAACAAAATATAGAATTAGTTTACGGAGGTGCCAATGTTGGTTTGATGGGTGCTGTTGCAGATGGCGCATTGAATGCAGGCGGAAAAGTGATTGGTGTGCTGCCTAACTTTTTGAGATCAAAAGAAATCGCGCACCAAAATTTAACTGAACTTATTTTGGTTGAAAGCATGCACGAACGTAAAACTAAAATGAATGATTTATGCGACGGCGTAATTGCTTTACCAGGCGGTTTTGGAACTCTCGAAGAACTTTTTGAAATGCTGACCTGGGCACAATTAGGACTTCATAAAAAACCAATTGCAATCTTAAATGTAGATGGTTTTTATGACTCACTTATAGAATTACTAAAAACCATGACCTCTAAAGGTTTACTTAAAGAAGTGAACAGAGAAATGCTTTTAATTAGTGATAATATCGATGATTTGTTGCATCAAATGAAAAATTACACTGCACCAACAGTTGGAAAATGGATTGATAAAAAGAAGTCTTAA
- a CDS encoding MBL fold metallo-hydrolase codes for MITFLILLALIAFALYRFLKHPKFGKAPSGERLTLIQNSPQYKNGKFENQSFTPDLAEGASMTGVLFEFFFKKVERKVPTDLIPSVKTNLHELPIDQDVLVWFGHSSYFIQLEGKRFLIDPVFSGNASPIPGTTKSFKGSDIYTVEDLPEIDYLLITHDHYDHLDYDTILKLKSKTKKIITALGVGSHFEFWGFPAENIIEKDWFSKIELDEKLTLYTAPSRHFSGRSFKRCNTLWTSFILETKDFKMYLGGDSGYDKHFAEIGEKYGPFDIALLDNGQYNEKWKYIHNMPEDVVTAMKDLKAKRVFPVHSSKFALSLHSWDEPLTKVTELNSLSENPIPLITPMIGEKVELKNEKQEFKQWWRNIR; via the coding sequence ATGATCACATTTTTAATTCTATTAGCACTAATAGCATTTGCTCTTTATCGATTTTTAAAACATCCAAAATTTGGAAAAGCACCTTCAGGAGAAAGGCTAACTTTAATTCAGAATTCACCACAATATAAAAACGGAAAATTCGAAAATCAGAGCTTTACGCCCGATCTCGCCGAAGGAGCAAGTATGACTGGAGTTTTGTTTGAATTTTTCTTTAAAAAAGTAGAACGAAAAGTCCCTACCGATTTAATTCCGTCTGTAAAAACCAATTTACATGAATTGCCAATTGATCAGGATGTTTTGGTTTGGTTTGGGCATTCGTCATATTTTATTCAGCTTGAAGGGAAACGTTTTTTGATTGATCCTGTTTTCAGTGGCAACGCCTCTCCTATTCCAGGCACAACAAAATCATTTAAAGGAAGTGATATTTATACTGTTGAGGATCTTCCTGAAATTGATTATTTATTGATTACCCACGATCATTACGATCATTTGGATTACGATACCATTCTGAAATTAAAGTCTAAAACAAAAAAAATAATTACCGCTCTTGGCGTTGGTTCTCATTTTGAATTCTGGGGATTTCCAGCTGAAAATATTATCGAAAAAGACTGGTTTTCCAAAATCGAATTAGATGAAAAACTAACACTTTATACAGCGCCTTCCAGACATTTCTCGGGAAGAAGTTTTAAAAGATGTAATACACTTTGGACTTCTTTTATTTTAGAGACTAAAGATTTCAAAATGTATTTGGGCGGAGACAGCGGTTATGATAAACATTTTGCAGAAATCGGCGAAAAATACGGCCCGTTTGATATTGCTTTACTGGATAATGGCCAATACAACGAAAAATGGAAATACATTCACAATATGCCGGAAGATGTTGTAACAGCGATGAAAGACCTCAAAGCAAAAAGAGTATTTCCGGTACATTCCTCTAAATTTGCTCTTTCGCTACATTCCTGGGACGAACCTTTAACTAAAGTAACGGAACTGAATAGTTTAAGCGAAAATCCGATTCCGTTGATAACTCCTATGATTGGCGAAAAAGTGGAACTGAAAAATGAAAAACAGGAATTTAAACAATGGTGGCGCAATATTCGTTAA
- a CDS encoding helix-turn-helix domain-containing protein: protein MANQQPHRVKSICEFHEFRDLPKPEHPLVSVYNFEDLKYLNEEEPKSLILDFYSIALKRNANAKMRYGQQEYDFKEGVLLFIAPGQVFSIEGNAELQHTGYSLLIHPDFLWNTPLAQKIKQYEYFGYAVHEALHLSDKEEKMIIDIMKNIQHEYQSNIDKFSQDVIIAQIDLLLTYSERFYNRQFITRKISNHEILARLEKLLEDFFNTDFLTRKGLPTVQYIAENLNVSPNYLSGLLKHLTGQSTQQHIHNKLIEKAKEKLSTTNLSISEIAFELGFEHQQSFSKLFKTKTNFSPLEFRQSFN, encoded by the coding sequence ATGGCAAATCAACAACCACACAGAGTAAAAAGCATCTGCGAATTTCACGAGTTTCGGGATTTGCCAAAACCTGAGCATCCTTTGGTAAGCGTTTACAATTTTGAAGATCTAAAATACCTTAACGAAGAAGAACCCAAAAGTCTGATACTTGATTTTTATTCCATTGCACTCAAAAGAAATGCAAATGCAAAAATGCGTTACGGTCAGCAGGAATATGACTTTAAAGAAGGCGTTTTATTATTTATTGCTCCGGGGCAGGTGTTTTCTATAGAAGGGAATGCCGAATTGCAGCATACCGGATATTCGTTACTGATTCATCCTGATTTTTTATGGAATACGCCTCTCGCGCAAAAAATCAAACAATATGAATACTTTGGATATGCTGTTCATGAAGCTTTACACTTGTCTGATAAAGAAGAAAAAATGATTATTGATATCATGAAAAATATCCAGCACGAATATCAGTCCAATATCGATAAATTTAGTCAGGACGTGATTATTGCGCAAATTGATCTGCTTCTCACCTATTCTGAACGTTTTTACAACAGACAGTTTATAACCCGAAAAATAAGTAATCACGAAATTCTGGCTCGTCTGGAAAAACTGCTGGAAGATTTTTTCAATACTGATTTCCTTACCCGAAAAGGACTTCCAACGGTACAGTATATAGCCGAAAATTTAAACGTTTCTCCAAACTATTTAAGCGGATTATTAAAACATCTTACAGGACAAAGCACCCAACAACACATTCATAACAAATTAATTGAAAAGGCAAAAGAGAAACTTTCAACTACAAATTTGTCCATTAGCGAAATTGCTTTCGAATTAGGTTTTGAGCATCAGCAATCCTTCAGCAAATTATTTAAAACAAAGACCAATTTTTCTCCATTAGAATTCAGACAATCATTTAATTAA
- a CDS encoding iron chaperone, whose translation METKKPENIDEYIGGFPNDVQEILEKVRMTIQKAAPDAKEKISYSMPAFEQNGIVVYFAAFKNHIGLYALPSGHEAFREELSKYKSGKGSVQFPLKDKMPYDLITKIVKFRVKENLEKVKKK comes from the coding sequence ATGGAAACAAAGAAACCCGAAAATATAGACGAATACATTGGCGGATTTCCCAATGATGTTCAGGAAATTTTGGAAAAAGTACGAATGACGATTCAAAAAGCGGCTCCGGATGCTAAAGAAAAAATCAGTTATTCGATGCCGGCTTTTGAGCAAAACGGAATTGTCGTTTATTTTGCTGCTTTTAAAAATCATATCGGACTTTATGCGCTTCCGAGTGGTCATGAAGCTTTTAGAGAAGAACTTTCAAAATATAAATCCGGAAAAGGTTCGGTTCAATTTCCTTTAAAAGATAAAATGCCTTACGATTTAATTACGAAAATTGTAAAATTCAGAGTGAAAGAAAATCTTGAAAAAGTAAAAAAGAAATAA
- a CDS encoding serine hydrolase domain-containing protein, whose protein sequence is MNFITKTALLLLFTFSSCHSLAQKKDDYKKSIDSLIQNTNPVFNGVVIVSQNGKTIYSKAKGYSNFETKKPLTLDSQFEIMSLTRQITAALILKEVEKGKIDLHTPIKKYLPNLKQTWADTITIHQLLNHSHGITDLQKPLLFKSGSDFKYGNEGYPILGQILESVSKKSYSDLTNDLFKKLKMNNTFCYSQDKDRNLVTGYMNNGGTLEKAENNLISPYKVPSSGLISTVNDLLIWNNNLHKGKILKPESYKLMTSYTIKNQHNFFGKEKEGYGYGLRIIEQEAIKYFGHTGLGNGFSAVNLYFPESDVSMIVLENQMPEDSNLFYASEFKIKNILFKSDLLNQK, encoded by the coding sequence ATGAACTTTATTACTAAAACCGCTCTATTATTACTTTTCACCTTTAGCAGCTGTCATTCATTGGCACAAAAAAAAGACGATTACAAAAAAAGCATTGACAGCTTAATTCAAAATACAAATCCGGTTTTTAATGGTGTTGTCATTGTTTCTCAAAACGGAAAAACAATATATTCAAAAGCTAAAGGATATTCCAATTTTGAAACTAAAAAACCTTTGACATTAGACAGTCAATTTGAAATTATGTCACTTACCAGACAAATTACGGCTGCTTTGATTTTGAAAGAAGTTGAAAAAGGTAAAATTGATCTGCATACTCCAATAAAAAAATACCTTCCCAATTTAAAACAAACATGGGCAGATACTATAACAATCCATCAGTTATTAAATCATTCGCATGGAATCACTGATTTACAAAAACCTTTGCTTTTTAAATCTGGAAGTGATTTTAAATATGGAAATGAAGGTTATCCAATACTCGGTCAGATTCTTGAATCTGTATCAAAAAAAAGCTATTCAGATCTTACTAATGATTTGTTTAAAAAGCTTAAAATGAACAATACCTTTTGTTACTCACAAGATAAGGACAGGAATTTAGTTACTGGATATATGAATAATGGTGGTACTTTAGAAAAAGCGGAGAATAATTTAATATCACCCTACAAAGTACCTTCGAGCGGTCTTATTTCTACTGTTAATGATCTTTTAATCTGGAATAATAATCTTCACAAAGGAAAAATTCTAAAACCCGAATCATACAAATTGATGACATCGTATACGATTAAAAATCAACATAATTTCTTTGGAAAAGAAAAAGAAGGCTATGGTTATGGTTTAAGAATTATTGAACAAGAAGCCATAAAATATTTTGGACATACTGGTCTTGGTAACGGATTTTCTGCTGTAAATTTGTATTTCCCCGAAAGCGACGTCAGCATGATAGTTTTAGAAAATCAGATGCCTGAAGATTCTAATTTGTTTTATGCATCAGAATTTAAAATCAAAAACATTCTTTTTAAAAGTGATTTGTTAAACCAAAAATAA
- a CDS encoding lactonase family protein, whose translation MNLKNFIITITFLLSCNLFSQNTYVFLGSYNRDKSAEAIQVYQLDTISGKLTKFTSVTNIVNPSYLTVSPNGKYVYACTDTKTPNAGSVSSFEFSPSNKTLTFLNSQRSGGENPVYVSVHKTGKWIVNANYTEGSVSVFSVLENGKIDSIAQNFQYMDGSVNKERQTRSHVHSAVFSPQFDYLFLPDLGADKIRCYAFDENQKRPLVETKNPFTKTDLEAGPRHFTFHPNQKYGYCIEEMAGQISVYSYENGILNKIQRIATHPDKIKDGFESSDIHISPDGKFLYATNRGKENNIAIFSIAKNGLLKNIGYQSTLGKHPRVFAMDESGKFLVASNVNTGNVVVFKRDPKTGLLKKVGKEVKMENVSCVQIKRI comes from the coding sequence ATGAACCTAAAAAACTTCATAATTACCATAACCTTTCTCCTGAGTTGTAATCTGTTTTCTCAAAACACTTATGTCTTTTTAGGATCTTATAACCGTGATAAATCGGCAGAAGCGATTCAGGTGTATCAGTTGGATACTATTAGTGGAAAATTGACAAAGTTTACTTCGGTTACCAATATTGTTAATCCTTCTTATTTGACTGTTTCTCCTAACGGAAAATACGTTTACGCCTGTACCGATACCAAAACACCGAATGCAGGAAGTGTTAGTAGTTTTGAATTTAGTCCCTCGAATAAAACTTTGACTTTTTTAAACAGTCAGAGAAGCGGCGGTGAAAACCCTGTTTATGTTTCGGTTCATAAAACCGGAAAATGGATCGTAAACGCCAATTATACAGAAGGAAGTGTTTCTGTTTTTTCTGTTTTGGAAAATGGCAAAATCGATTCGATTGCGCAAAATTTTCAATATATGGACGGGAGTGTTAATAAAGAAAGACAAACCAGATCACATGTGCATTCGGCAGTATTTTCACCTCAATTTGACTACTTATTTTTACCCGATTTAGGAGCCGATAAAATTCGTTGTTATGCTTTTGACGAAAATCAAAAAAGACCTTTGGTGGAAACAAAAAATCCATTTACAAAAACCGATTTAGAAGCCGGACCAAGACATTTTACTTTTCATCCCAATCAAAAATATGGATATTGTATCGAAGAAATGGCTGGACAAATAAGTGTTTACAGTTATGAAAATGGCATTTTAAATAAAATCCAGCGCATAGCCACACATCCTGATAAAATAAAAGACGGTTTTGAAAGTTCTGATATTCATATTTCACCGGACGGAAAATTTCTGTATGCTACAAATCGAGGGAAAGAAAACAATATCGCCATTTTTTCAATCGCTAAAAACGGACTATTGAAAAACATTGGCTACCAATCGACTTTAGGAAAACATCCACGAGTTTTTGCTATGGACGAAAGCGGAAAATTTTTAGTTGCTTCGAATGTTAATACCGGGAATGTGGTAGTTTTTAAAAGAGATCCCAAAACAGGATTGCTTAAAAAAGTAGGTAAAGAAGTAAAAATGGAAAACGTTTCCTGTGTTCAGATTAAAAGAATTTAA